Proteins from one Pleuronectes platessa chromosome 16, fPlePla1.1, whole genome shotgun sequence genomic window:
- the paqr4a gene encoding progestin and adipoQ receptor family member 4a, protein MVSHKVFVAIVLLNVYIGIQSVFYLFGGVILTALFAMAFLNGPRLLDWASSPPHLQFNRYVLTGYRPISSVQDCIRSLFYLHNELGNIYTHGIPLLCFLVLLPLNIPWSQISVTWLGVVHFLACLSPQLGSVLYHLFMNHEGGEPVYHTLLKLDVCGIGMINTLGALPIVYSTLLCYPFIRTVTLVVYILLSSHAIYCAVTARSSVCRLRSFAWQALFRFSFFLLRWVGLGGGSPTSLRHFLMMDVLAVLGGIINITRIPERFSPGLFDYWCNSHQIMHVLVVGSILSLHWGVLDDLLWINTYNCPSD, encoded by the exons ATGGTATCCCACAAGGTTTTCGTGGCAATAGTCTTGCTCAACGTGTACATAGGTATACAGTCCGTTTTCTACTTGTTCGGCGGCGTTATTTTAACCGCCCTGTTTGCTATGGCTTTTTTGAACGGACCCAGGCTGCTGGACTGGGCGAGTTCACCTCCGCATCTTCAGTTTAACAGATACGTCCTGACGGGGTACCGGCCTATCTCCTCCGTGCAGGACTGCATCCGGAGCCTGTTCTACCTGCACAACGAGCTGGGAAACATCTACACTCACG GCATTCCGTTGCTTTGCTTTCTGGTGCTGCTGCCTCTCAACATCCCCTGGTCTCAGATCAGCGTCACGTGGTTGGGCGTGGTGCACTTCCTGGCCTGCCTGTCACCCCAGCTGGGTTCTGTGCTCTACCACCTCTTCATGAACCACGAGGGAGGGGAGCCCGTCTACCACACCCTCCTCAAACTCGACGTGTGTGGAATCGGCATGATCAACACGCTCG GGGCTCTGCCCATTGTCTACAGCACACTGCTGTGCTACCCGTTCATCCGCACCGTTACCCTGGTAGTCTACATCCTGCTGTCCAGCCACGCCATCTACTGCGCCGTGACGGCTCGGAGCAGCGTTTGCCGGCTGCGCTCCTTTGCCTGGCAGGCTCTTTTTCgcttctccttcttcctgcTCCGCTGGGTGGGCCTGGGTGGCGGCAGCCCCACATCGTTACGCCACTTCCTCATGATGGATGTCCTGGCTGTCCTGGGCGGGATCATCAACATCACCCGCATTCCGGAGCGCTTCAGCCCGGGCCTCTTTGACTACTGGTGCAACAGCCACCAGATCATGCATGTTCTGGTGGTGGGCTCCATCCTTTCCCTGCACTGGGGCGTGCTGGATGACCTGCTGTGGATCAACACTTACAACTGTCCCTCAGACTGA
- the LOC128458877 gene encoding perforin-1: MFLLNVLICASCILSLPQCTHQSCTDGKPRQCEEAEFMPGTSLAGEGFDITKLQRMGAFVIDMHQWKRKDKTCTLCSNPYLENKRQKLPLSVVDWRATHSCSSKVASQLHDSSESLVSSSSASIENNWKTELDVDMGKRSGSLMLAGAHSKLAEYSNEKTKDDKFSFASQGISCDYYSYRVSGHPKLHREFNIALKQLPKAYSPESKRRFYSLIDNFGTHYITKVKLGGSVKSVTSIRQCQVSLQGLSTEEVETCLEVEASVNIAVATAKAQSKFCNKDANKMDSKSSFSSLFSDRFTEIKGGHTTEPDLLYSADKDPSAYKEWLTTLPQNPDIVSYSLKSLHELLPVNAPLRKNLRSAISHYILEKGLFRNCSESCQAGIKSDSRDPCVCQCHNDPAVNRDCCPVRKGMAQVTITVQRATGLWGDHTTSTDGYVKVSFAGRFVQQSPIIWNNNDPHWAMVISLGSQDLSSLPKVRFEVWDRDSQWDDDLLGECEKVLSAGVKEEVCKLQHGWLYYKWEVKCAPSLGGNTCTEYKASPMSSSLKRLYVSRHAHPLPKALLLEMGVFVDKSSSQGNQSLPAESHMFDVV; encoded by the exons ATGTTTCTGTTGAACGTCCTCATCTGTGCCAGCTGCATTCTGTCCCTCCCTCAGTGCACGCATCAGTCATGCACCGATGGGAAACCCAGGCAGTGCGAAGAGGCTGAGTTCATGCCGGGTACGTCTTTGGCCGGGGAAGGCTTCGACATAACCAAACTGCAGCGCATGGGGGCCTTTGTGATCGACATGCATCAGTGGAAACGCAAAGACAAAACATGCACGCTGTGTAGCAACCCCTATCTGGAGAACAAACGGCAAAAGCTCCCCTTGTCTGTGGTGGACTGGAGGGCAACACACTCCTGCAGCAGTAAAGTGGCCAGTCAACTCCACGACTCCAGTGAGTCTCTGGTCAGTTCAAGCTCTGCTTCTATTGAAAACAACTGGAAGACCGAGCTAGATGTTGATATGGGCAAAAGAAGTGGCTCACTGATGTTGGCCGGTGCCCATTCTAAACTGGCTGAGTATTCCAACGAAAAGACCAAGGACGACAAGTTCAGCTTCGCAAGTCAAGGCATATCCTGTGACTATTACAG CTACAGAGTGAGTGGCCATCCCAAACTGCACAGAGAGTTTAATATAGCATTGAAACAGCTTCCCAAAGCCTACAGCCCTGAATCCAAGCGACGATTTTACAGCCTGATTGACAACTTCGGCACACATTACATCACTAAG GTAAAGTTGGGGGGAAGTGTTAAATCTGTGACCAGCATCAGGCAGTGCCAGGTCAGCCTGCAGGGCCTCAGCACAGAAGAGGTGGAGACGTGCCTGGAAGTCGAGGCTTCTGTCAACATTGCTGTGGCTACGGCTAAAGCTCAAAGTAAATTCTGCAATAAGGACGCTAACAAGATGGACAGTAAATCATCCTTCTCCAGCCTCTTCAGTGACAG GTTCACAGAAATAAAGGGAGGCCATACCACAGAGCCGGATCTTCTCTATTCTGCTGACAAAGATCCATCCGCCTATAAGGAATGGCTAACCACACTGCCACAGAATCCAGACATCGTCTCATATTCCCTGAAGTCACTTCACGAGTTGCTGCCTGTTAACGCACCCCTCCGGAAGAACCTGCGCTCAGCCATCAGCCATTACATCCTGGAGAAAGGCCTGTTTAGGAACTGCAGTGAAAGCTGTCAGGCCGGGATCAAGAGCGACTCGAGAGATCCATGTGTCTGCCAGTGCCACAACGATCCTGCTGTAAACCGAGACTGCTGCCCGGTCCGTAAGGGCATGGCACAGGTAACCATAACCGTACAGCGGGCCACTGGTCTTTGGGGTGACCACACAACTTCCACAGATGGTTACGTGAAGGTGTCCTTCGCCGGAAGGTTCGTGCAACAGTCTCCCATCATTTGGAACAACAACGACCCCCACTGGGCCATGGTGATCTCCCTGGGCTCTCAGGATTTGTCCTCACTCCCTAAGGTGAGATTTGAAGTGTGGGACCGGGACAGCCAATGGGACGACGACCTGTTGGGAGAATGTGAGAAAGTTCTGTCTGCTGGTGTCAAGGAGGAGGTGTGCAAACTGCAGCACGGCTGGCTGTACTACAAATGGGAGGTGAAATGTGCCCCGAGCCTGGGTGGAAATACATGCACTGAGTATAAGGCTTCACCAATGAGTTCAAGCCTGAAGAGGCTGTATGTGTCCCGTCATGCCCACCCCCTTCCAAAGGCCCTCCTGTTAGAGATGGGTGTGTTTGTGGACAAATCGAGCTCCCAGGGGAACCAGAGTCTTCCAGCTGAGAGTCACATGTTTGACGTGGTGTAA